From Streptomyces asiaticus, one genomic window encodes:
- a CDS encoding PucR family transcriptional regulator translates to MEPQGTITVARALGLPALRRGLPEVVSGQELLDRPVRWVHAGEAPNIAALLKGGELLLTTGLGVGPRPAEQRAFVRRLAERGIAALVVELGARFRTLPGPVVDTARSCGLPLVQLHREVPFVTVTEEIHTEIVNEHYALLRQADVVHRQATEVLLRGGGVPEILRHFAAFAANPVFLETPGGQLLYAAGPGGTAPAGAADPLQVWEGLRAPRAAERPEPPTGSVLADIPGGGPGPGAVRARLTVLPVAGPLGPVHRIAAERTADLLAVVLLRARQEEELAARGRGDFLTELAEGRIEASDAPAQARVLGFRPGPGGPLLPVVTRLVEDPRPLAGGGGSWAALAHAVQEELAGVGVPVLLGVRLPEGRVPLLAGLRDASERSAVAERIAAALRAGVERAWPDRAGARPPVVVAGLAVGWNAAGAELRHAAEAANAACGPPPDRGWYDVRSLDVDLLLWRLREHGDLAAFVDRVIGPLLAHDRTARPPLVPTLETYLRHAGRKAETARALHLNRQTLYDRLARIASLLGSDLEDPQTVLALGVALQARRHVR, encoded by the coding sequence ATGGAACCACAGGGAACGATCACCGTGGCGCGGGCCCTCGGCCTTCCCGCCCTGCGCCGCGGGCTCCCCGAGGTGGTGTCCGGGCAGGAGCTGCTTGACCGCCCGGTGCGCTGGGTGCACGCGGGCGAGGCGCCGAACATCGCCGCGCTGCTCAAGGGCGGTGAGCTGCTGCTGACCACCGGTCTCGGGGTCGGCCCGCGCCCCGCCGAGCAGCGCGCCTTCGTCCGCCGGCTCGCCGAGCGGGGCATCGCGGCGCTGGTGGTGGAGCTGGGCGCCCGGTTCCGCACCCTGCCGGGGCCGGTCGTGGACACCGCGCGTTCATGCGGGCTGCCGCTGGTGCAGCTCCATCGCGAGGTGCCGTTCGTCACGGTCACCGAGGAGATCCACACCGAGATCGTCAATGAGCACTACGCCCTGCTGCGCCAGGCCGATGTGGTGCACCGGCAGGCCACCGAGGTGCTGCTGCGCGGCGGCGGGGTGCCGGAGATCCTGCGCCACTTCGCCGCCTTCGCGGCCAATCCGGTCTTCCTGGAGACCCCCGGCGGACAGCTGCTGTACGCGGCGGGGCCGGGCGGTACGGCCCCGGCGGGCGCCGCCGATCCGCTCCAGGTGTGGGAGGGGCTGCGGGCGCCGCGCGCGGCCGAGCGGCCCGAGCCGCCGACGGGCAGCGTGCTCGCGGACATCCCGGGCGGCGGGCCCGGCCCCGGTGCCGTACGGGCGCGGCTGACCGTCCTTCCGGTGGCCGGGCCGCTGGGCCCGGTGCACCGGATCGCCGCCGAGCGGACGGCGGATCTGCTGGCGGTGGTGCTGCTCCGGGCACGCCAGGAGGAGGAGCTGGCGGCGCGCGGGCGCGGGGACTTCCTCACCGAGCTCGCCGAGGGCCGGATCGAGGCGTCGGACGCCCCGGCCCAGGCCCGGGTGCTGGGGTTCCGGCCGGGCCCGGGCGGGCCGCTGCTGCCGGTGGTGACGCGGCTGGTGGAGGATCCGCGGCCGCTGGCCGGTGGCGGCGGGAGCTGGGCGGCGCTGGCCCACGCCGTGCAGGAGGAGCTGGCCGGGGTCGGGGTGCCGGTGCTGCTCGGCGTACGGCTTCCGGAGGGGCGGGTTCCGCTGCTGGCGGGGCTGCGCGACGCGAGCGAGCGGAGCGCGGTGGCCGAACGGATCGCGGCGGCGCTGCGGGCCGGGGTGGAGCGGGCCTGGCCGGACCGGGCCGGCGCCCGGCCGCCGGTGGTGGTCGCCGGGCTCGCGGTCGGCTGGAACGCGGCCGGAGCCGAGCTGCGGCATGCGGCGGAGGCGGCCAACGCGGCCTGCGGACCGCCGCCCGACCGGGGCTGGTACGACGTACGCAGCCTGGATGTCGACCTGTTGCTGTGGCGACTGCGCGAGCACGGCGATCTGGCCGCCTTCGTGGACCGGGTGATCGGTCCGCTGCTGGCCCATGACCGCACCGCCCGCCCGCCGCTGGTGCCGACGCTGGAGACGTATCTGCGGCATGCGGGGCGCAAGGCGGAGACGGCCCGCGCACTGCACCTCAACCGCCAGACGCTGTACGACCGGCTGGCCCGGATCGCGTCGCTGCTGGGCAGCGATCTGGAGGATCCCCAGACGGTGCTCGCCCTGGGGGTGGCCCTCCAGGCCCGCCGCCACGTCCGGTGA
- a CDS encoding glycoside hydrolase family 15 protein produces the protein MHVAGRIEDYALIGDMQTAALVCRDGTVDWLCLPRFDSHAVFAGLLGTEEHGFWRLGPATPAGSPPPAADRRRYRGDSLVLESEWDTPRGTVRVIDFMPPRDGAPQLVRIVEGVSGRVPMRSALRMRFSYGWVVPWVHRVDARTVAVAGPDSVWLDTEADTYGKDLTTYSDFTVGPGDRLAFTISWQPSHREPPALPEPEGALEATEAFWREWVEHCTYHGPYRDAVVRSLITLKALTYAPTGGIVAAPTTSLPEEIGGVRNWDYRFTWLRDAAITLSSLLRTGYREEARAWREWLLRAVAGDPENLQIMYGIAGERELSEAELTWLPGFENSQPVRIGNGAAGQVQLDVYGEVTEALHLAHMTGLARNDYASVLQLKLIRYLEEHWDEPDEGIWEVRGPRRHFVHSKVMAWVAVDRTVKLIESGDVDGPLERWRELRDEIHREVCEKGYDAERNTFTQSYGSKELDASLLLIPQMGFLPPDDKRVIGTIEAIQRELSTEDGFVMRYPTAGEDAGVDGLEGDEGAFLACSFWLADDLAMIGRVDEARKLFEKLLALRNDLGLLSEEWDSHNQRLVGNFPQAFSHVPLIDTALRLTASGAYGG, from the coding sequence ATGCACGTGGCCGGGCGTATCGAGGATTACGCACTCATTGGTGATATGCAGACCGCCGCCCTCGTCTGCAGAGACGGGACGGTCGATTGGCTGTGCCTGCCGCGGTTCGACTCCCATGCCGTCTTCGCCGGTCTGCTGGGCACTGAGGAACACGGCTTCTGGCGACTGGGACCCGCCACCCCCGCGGGGAGCCCGCCGCCCGCCGCCGACCGCCGCCGCTACCGCGGCGACTCCCTGGTCCTGGAGTCGGAGTGGGACACCCCGCGCGGCACGGTCCGTGTGATCGACTTCATGCCGCCCCGTGACGGCGCCCCGCAACTGGTGCGGATCGTCGAGGGGGTCAGCGGCCGGGTGCCGATGCGCTCCGCGCTGCGGATGCGGTTCTCCTACGGCTGGGTCGTGCCCTGGGTGCACCGGGTGGACGCCCGCACCGTCGCCGTCGCGGGTCCGGACTCGGTCTGGCTGGACACCGAGGCCGACACCTACGGCAAGGACCTCACCACCTACTCGGACTTCACGGTGGGCCCCGGCGACCGGCTCGCCTTCACCATCAGCTGGCAGCCCTCGCACCGCGAACCGCCCGCCCTGCCCGAGCCGGAGGGCGCGCTGGAGGCCACCGAGGCGTTCTGGCGGGAGTGGGTCGAGCACTGCACGTACCACGGCCCCTACCGGGACGCGGTGGTCCGCTCGCTGATCACGCTCAAGGCGCTGACCTACGCCCCCACCGGCGGCATCGTCGCGGCGCCCACCACCTCGCTGCCCGAGGAGATCGGCGGCGTCCGGAACTGGGACTACCGCTTCACCTGGCTGCGGGACGCGGCGATCACCCTCTCCTCGCTGCTGCGCACCGGCTACCGCGAGGAGGCCCGCGCCTGGCGCGAATGGCTGCTCCGCGCGGTCGCGGGCGACCCGGAGAACCTCCAGATCATGTACGGCATCGCGGGCGAGCGGGAGTTGTCCGAGGCCGAGCTGACCTGGCTGCCCGGCTTCGAGAACTCCCAGCCGGTCCGGATCGGCAACGGCGCGGCGGGCCAGGTCCAGCTGGACGTCTACGGCGAGGTCACCGAGGCGCTGCACCTGGCCCATATGACGGGCCTGGCACGCAACGACTACGCGAGCGTGCTCCAGCTGAAGCTGATCCGCTACCTCGAGGAGCACTGGGACGAGCCGGACGAGGGCATCTGGGAGGTGCGCGGGCCGCGCCGCCACTTCGTGCACTCCAAGGTGATGGCCTGGGTCGCGGTCGACCGCACCGTCAAGCTGATCGAATCCGGCGATGTGGACGGGCCGTTGGAGCGCTGGCGGGAGCTGCGCGACGAGATCCACCGGGAGGTCTGCGAGAAGGGCTACGACGCCGAGCGCAACACCTTCACCCAGTCCTACGGCTCCAAGGAGCTGGACGCCTCGCTGCTGCTCATCCCGCAGATGGGCTTCCTGCCGCCGGACGACAAGCGGGTCATCGGCACCATCGAGGCGATCCAGCGGGAGCTGTCGACCGAGGACGGCTTCGTGATGCGCTACCCCACCGCGGGCGAGGACGCCGGGGTGGACGGTCTCGAGGGCGACGAAGGGGCCTTCCTGGCCTGCTCGTTCTGGCTCGCCGACGACCTGGCGATGATCGGCCGGGTGGACGAGGCCCGGAAGCTCTTCGAGAAGCTGCTCGCGCTCCGCAACGACCTCGGGCTGCTGTCCGAGGAGTGGGACTCGCACAACCAGCGTCTGGTGGGCAACTTCCCGCAGGCGTTCAGCCATGTGCCGCTGATCGACACCGCGCTGCGGCTGACCGCGTCCGGCGCGTACGGAGGCTGA
- a CDS encoding CTP synthase — MTTKHLFVTGGVASSLGKGLTASSLGALLKARGLRVTMQKLDPYLNVDPGTMNPFQHGEVFVTNDGAETDLDIGHYERFLDVDLDGSANVTTGQVYSTVIAKERRGEYLGDTVQVIPHITNEIKHRIRRMATDDVDVVITEVGGTVGDIESLPFLEAVRQVRHEVGRDNVFVVHISLLPYIGPSGELKTKPTQHSVAALRNIGIQPDAIVLRADREVPTSIKRKVSLMCDVDDAAVVAAIDAKSIYDIPKVLHSEGLDAYVVRKLDLPFRDVDWTQWDDLLKRVHEPDHEVTVALVGKYIDLPDAYLSVTEALRAGGFANNARVKIKWVTSDDCKTAAGAREQLDGVDAVCIPGGFGDRGVIGKVGAITYARENKIPVLGLCLGLQCIVIEAARNLAGIEGANSTEFEPATTDPVISTMAEQLDIVAGEGDMGGTMRLGMYPAKLAEGSIVREVYDNQPYVEERHRHRYEVNNSYRGELEKKAGIVFSGTSPDNKLVEYVEYPREVHPYLVGTQAHPELRSRPTRPHPLFAGLVKAAVERQVAAP; from the coding sequence ATGACGACCAAGCACCTCTTCGTCACCGGGGGTGTCGCCTCCTCACTCGGCAAGGGTCTTACCGCCTCCAGTCTGGGGGCGCTGCTGAAGGCGCGCGGTCTGCGCGTCACCATGCAGAAGCTCGATCCGTATCTGAATGTCGACCCGGGCACGATGAACCCCTTCCAGCACGGCGAGGTGTTCGTCACCAACGACGGCGCCGAGACCGATCTGGACATCGGCCACTACGAGCGCTTCCTCGACGTCGACCTCGACGGCTCGGCCAATGTGACCACCGGACAGGTCTACTCCACCGTAATCGCCAAGGAGCGGCGCGGTGAGTACCTCGGGGACACGGTGCAGGTCATCCCGCACATCACCAATGAGATCAAGCACCGCATCCGGCGCATGGCCACCGATGACGTGGACGTCGTCATCACCGAGGTCGGCGGCACCGTCGGCGACATCGAGTCGCTGCCCTTCCTGGAGGCCGTCCGCCAGGTCCGGCACGAGGTCGGCCGGGACAACGTGTTCGTGGTGCACATCTCCCTGCTGCCGTACATCGGCCCGTCCGGCGAGCTGAAGACCAAGCCCACCCAGCACTCGGTGGCCGCGCTGCGCAATATCGGTATCCAGCCGGACGCGATCGTGCTGCGAGCCGACCGCGAGGTCCCCACCTCCATCAAGCGCAAGGTCTCGCTGATGTGTGACGTGGACGACGCCGCCGTGGTCGCCGCCATCGACGCCAAGTCGATCTACGACATCCCCAAGGTGCTGCACTCCGAGGGCCTGGACGCCTATGTCGTCCGCAAGCTGGACCTGCCCTTCCGCGACGTGGACTGGACCCAGTGGGACGACCTGCTGAAGCGGGTCCACGAGCCCGACCACGAGGTCACCGTGGCGCTTGTCGGCAAGTACATCGACCTGCCCGACGCCTATCTCTCCGTCACCGAGGCGCTGCGCGCCGGCGGCTTCGCCAACAACGCCCGTGTGAAGATCAAGTGGGTCACCTCCGACGACTGCAAGACGGCGGCCGGCGCCCGGGAGCAGCTCGACGGCGTGGACGCGGTCTGCATCCCCGGCGGCTTCGGTGACCGCGGTGTCATCGGTAAGGTCGGCGCGATCACCTACGCCCGGGAGAACAAGATCCCGGTGCTGGGCCTCTGCCTGGGGCTCCAGTGCATCGTCATCGAGGCCGCGCGCAACCTCGCGGGCATCGAGGGCGCCAACTCCACCGAGTTCGAGCCCGCCACCACCGACCCGGTGATCTCCACCATGGCCGAGCAGCTCGACATCGTCGCGGGCGAGGGCGACATGGGCGGCACCATGCGGCTGGGCATGTACCCCGCGAAGCTGGCCGAGGGCTCGATCGTCCGCGAGGTCTACGACAACCAGCCGTACGTCGAGGAGCGCCACCGCCACCGCTACGAGGTCAACAACTCCTACCGCGGTGAGCTGGAGAAGAAGGCCGGGATCGTCTTCTCCGGCACCTCCCCGGACAACAAGCTGGTGGAGTACGTGGAGTACCCGCGCGAGGTCCACCCCTATCTGGTCGGCACCCAGGCCCACCCCGAGCTGCGCTCCCGCCCGACCCGTCCGCACCCGCTCTTCGCGGGCCTGGTGAAGGCGGCGGTCGAGCGACAGGTGGCAGCGCCGTAG
- a CDS encoding NUDIX domain-containing protein, with protein sequence MPIQDTPEEWPVTATTTPFTGNKTSVRTDEVEMPDGSRVKRDYQVHPGSVAVLALDRDDRVLVLRQYRHPVRQRLWEIPAGLLDIPGENPLHAAQRELYEEAHVKAEDWRVLIDLYTSPGGCDEAVRIFLAREISVAEGERFEVSEEEADMELARVPLEELVRGALAGELHNNCLVTGALALRSVLSGDGIDALRPADASWPARPFDA encoded by the coding sequence ATGCCCATCCAGGACACTCCCGAGGAATGGCCGGTCACCGCCACCACCACGCCGTTCACCGGCAACAAGACGAGCGTGCGCACGGACGAGGTGGAGATGCCCGACGGGAGTCGGGTCAAGCGTGACTACCAGGTCCACCCCGGCTCCGTCGCCGTCCTCGCCCTGGACCGGGACGACCGCGTGCTCGTGCTGCGGCAGTACCGGCACCCGGTCCGCCAGCGGCTGTGGGAGATCCCGGCCGGTCTCCTGGACATCCCCGGTGAGAACCCGCTGCACGCCGCCCAGCGGGAGCTGTACGAGGAGGCGCACGTCAAGGCCGAGGACTGGCGGGTCCTCATCGACCTCTACACCTCGCCCGGCGGCTGTGACGAGGCCGTACGGATCTTCCTGGCCCGGGAGATCTCCGTGGCCGAGGGCGAGCGGTTCGAGGTCTCCGAGGAGGAGGCCGACATGGAGCTCGCCCGGGTGCCCCTGGAGGAACTGGTGCGCGGCGCCCTCGCGGGCGAGCTGCACAACAACTGCCTCGTGACGGGCGCGCTGGCGCTGCGGTCGGTGCTCTCCGGCGACGGCATCGACGCCCTCCGGCCCGCCGACGCCTCCTGGCCCGCCCGGCCCTTCGACGCCTGA
- a CDS encoding tetratricopeptide repeat protein: protein MAEQAVDTDGEPAAPGKRQPPPAASASSASSAPGRPPESAPGPRESAPGRPPEDETSSSETPPRQRRSTADAQDGGVWSGATRAVLFAAAASVGRGFAGRRRELLSLRADIERAGLDTLAGRKAARSRVLLIAGRPGWGRTALAEELARRLADDYPDGVLSARLTTSAGDPVPTEHTARELLGRLGVTAPPGADEDDLSEALREALDGKRVLLLLDDVAGAEQVDALLPDEPDCLVVAVSRGPLTGVPDVRPCTVGGLDVSAAVGLLAQYTGPTRITCDPVAAQSLVEECAGQPAALVLVGGWLAARPQASVADALARLRELPPDEGDLDHGARPLTRAFRLAYAALPSAAARMLRLLVMAPGGSADAQIASALAGCSVADGEAALEGFAAYGMLRPRGTGRYLVPGCLDPLLRERLAAEERPAEVELARARMLERAVRQLHACRLAAEPAGSPGRKKLAGMPKPLRFSSSAEAAGWLEERLPTLIEAARMAVETGQLDTLARRLVAALTHALTAHRGFEGAAVELYGLHQLVLDVARRRDLPVERAAALLNLGDLDGGAGRVDKALARYKSALEAARASGDPYTTGRALESIGGSYQALEDWHRAADWFGRALELRLSRRDTPAAARLYARLGTVHGYAGRWGEALRDWRAAAAACRRAGDQAGYARALSGTAGAQERSGRPREALRTWAETAAAARTCGDTGLHAELARHAADAMDRLGGDPAVARSLRRTARRIEAGEAEDTGSSPQSGG from the coding sequence GTGGCGGAGCAGGCGGTCGACACCGATGGGGAGCCGGCGGCCCCAGGGAAGCGGCAGCCGCCGCCCGCCGCGTCCGCTTCATCCGCTTCGTCCGCTCCCGGCCGTCCGCCGGAATCCGCTCCAGGCCCTCGGGAATCCGCTCCCGGCCGTCCGCCGGAAGATGAGACCTCCTCCTCCGAGACCCCGCCGCGGCAACGGCGCTCCACCGCGGACGCCCAGGACGGCGGGGTGTGGAGCGGGGCCACCCGGGCCGTGCTGTTCGCGGCGGCCGCCTCCGTGGGGCGGGGGTTCGCCGGGCGGCGGCGGGAGCTGCTGTCGCTGCGGGCCGACATCGAGCGCGCGGGCCTGGACACCCTCGCCGGCCGAAAGGCCGCCCGCAGCCGGGTGCTGCTGATCGCGGGCCGCCCCGGCTGGGGCCGTACGGCGCTGGCCGAGGAGCTCGCCCGGCGGCTCGCCGACGACTACCCCGACGGGGTGCTGAGCGCCCGGCTGACCACCTCCGCCGGCGACCCCGTGCCCACCGAGCACACCGCCCGTGAGCTGCTGGGACGGCTCGGTGTGACCGCCCCGCCTGGGGCGGACGAGGACGATCTGAGCGAGGCGCTGCGCGAGGCCCTCGACGGCAAGCGGGTGCTGCTGCTGCTCGACGACGTGGCCGGGGCCGAGCAGGTGGACGCGCTGCTGCCCGACGAGCCCGACTGCCTGGTGGTCGCCGTCTCGCGCGGCCCGCTGACCGGGGTGCCGGATGTGCGGCCGTGCACGGTGGGCGGGCTGGATGTGAGCGCGGCGGTCGGGCTGCTGGCGCAGTACACCGGCCCCACCCGGATCACCTGCGATCCGGTGGCCGCGCAGTCCCTGGTCGAGGAGTGCGCGGGCCAGCCCGCGGCGCTCGTCCTGGTCGGCGGCTGGCTCGCCGCCCGCCCCCAGGCGTCGGTGGCCGACGCCCTGGCCCGGCTGCGCGAACTGCCGCCGGACGAGGGCGACCTCGACCACGGCGCCCGCCCGCTCACCCGCGCCTTCCGGCTGGCCTACGCCGCACTGCCGTCCGCCGCCGCCCGGATGCTGCGGCTGCTGGTGATGGCGCCCGGCGGATCGGCCGACGCCCAGATCGCCTCCGCGCTGGCCGGCTGCTCGGTGGCGGACGGCGAGGCGGCGCTGGAGGGCTTCGCCGCGTACGGGATGCTGCGCCCGCGCGGCACCGGCCGCTACCTGGTGCCCGGCTGTCTCGATCCGCTGCTGCGGGAGCGGCTGGCGGCCGAGGAGCGCCCGGCCGAGGTGGAGCTGGCGCGGGCGCGGATGCTGGAGCGTGCCGTACGGCAGCTGCACGCCTGCCGGCTGGCCGCCGAGCCCGCCGGTTCGCCGGGCCGGAAGAAGCTGGCCGGGATGCCGAAGCCGCTGCGGTTTTCGTCGTCGGCGGAGGCGGCCGGCTGGCTGGAGGAGCGGCTGCCCACGCTGATCGAGGCCGCCCGGATGGCCGTGGAGACCGGCCAACTCGACACCCTGGCACGGCGGTTGGTGGCCGCGCTGACCCACGCCCTGACCGCCCACCGGGGCTTCGAGGGCGCCGCGGTGGAGCTGTACGGGCTGCATCAGCTGGTGCTGGACGTGGCCCGGCGCCGCGATCTGCCGGTGGAGCGGGCCGCCGCGCTGCTCAACCTCGGCGATCTGGACGGCGGGGCGGGCCGGGTGGACAAGGCACTCGCCCGCTACAAGAGCGCCTTGGAGGCCGCCCGCGCCTCGGGCGATCCGTATACGACCGGGCGTGCGCTGGAGTCGATCGGCGGCAGCTATCAGGCGCTGGAGGACTGGCACCGGGCGGCCGACTGGTTCGGACGCGCCCTGGAGCTGCGGCTGAGCCGCCGCGACACGCCCGCCGCGGCCCGGCTGTACGCACGGCTCGGCACCGTTCACGGCTACGCCGGGCGGTGGGGCGAGGCGCTGCGCGACTGGCGTGCCGCCGCGGCCGCCTGCCGCCGGGCGGGCGACCAGGCGGGGTACGCCCGCGCGCTCAGCGGCACCGCGGGCGCCCAGGAGCGCTCGGGGCGGCCGAGGGAGGCGCTGCGCACCTGGGCGGAGACCGCCGCGGCCGCCCGGACCTGCGGTGACACCGGGCTGCACGCCGAGCTGGCGCGCCATGCGGCGGACGCGATGGACCGGCTCGGCGGGGATCCCGCGGTGGCGCGGTCGCTGCGGCGCACCGCCCGGAGGATCGAGGCGGGCGAGGCGGAAGACACGGGTTCGTCACCTCAGAGTGGGGGCTGA